In one Echinicola marina genomic region, the following are encoded:
- a CDS encoding SusC/RagA family TonB-linked outer membrane protein has product MKRIIPFLLYACLLPIQMMGQTDGDTLRYRLEGRVFTVENEPMPGATVSMEGSSQGTVTGEDGGFQLALKPGQYTITVHFLGFQKVSRKITVPSDSPITITMREDGLDLEQVEVLSTGYQKVPRERATGSFSYLDEKLLLRNPGMTLLDRMEDITSGLIYNRTGPPEDRISIRGRSTLFANATPLIIIDNFPYDGPLENINPNDVASITVLKDAAAASIWGARAGNGVIVITTKRGSFDQGMQVGFTANMEIGEKRDLHYIPQMDMGDFIETERMLFDQGYYQSAETSRNKTMLSPVVETLIAMRDGMMSNQEGEDRIAAFKQNDIRNDLERFYYKNTFRQQYALNVSGGSSRHRYVVSGGYDQAFGQVIGDMQNRYTFNLTHQWKAMDDNLKLNASLYYVGTSESSDTSLPDPYPYESLVDSNDRPQRIYAGFSDRFIRSIEGSGLLDWTYTPLEEIGLDRKQSSDRDLRANLSMEYDLSPSLSLSTSYQYWQANGESSDFSPQKLFSTRNLINQFTQVEEDVLLYRAIPDGGILDRSFVTSNSHNVRFQADYHHKWAGRNELSAIAGYELKDYRTAGTSTRFYGYDDVLGISVPVDYITRFTRFHNNRSASIPNSDGHFERNDHYLSAFFNSAYTYKGKYILSASVRRDASNLFGVDTNQKWVPLWSLGGSWLISEEEFFHSGFLPFLRLRSTFGYNGNMDRSVSARTTAFYTVGGVRAIIPGNPYGVIVNPPNPELRWEKIAVWNLGLDFETKNNILSGSLEFYKKSGKDLIGDTAIPSSTGWIDFRGNYAGTTTSGVDFILNSKNLGKKLQWDTQLLFSALKEKVTDYTARASVRSYMLNGAGSVYPLEGRPLFALYSYPWAGLDPDTGEPMGYLDGEESKDYNAIIDNTTAENIHYNGPARPTVFGGLRNTFSYGGFSLSVNISYRLGYYYRRSSVSYYNLLSGQITHGDYDRRWLRPGDESMTQIPSMPDSRDANRRTFYQFSDILVEKGDHIRLKDVRLGYRFVQDKQNFLPFNNAELFIYANNLGIIWKAAKEDPMDPDFRTAKPLRSMALGIKIDF; this is encoded by the coding sequence ATGAAACGAATTATACCCTTTTTACTTTATGCCTGCCTGCTTCCCATACAGATGATGGGACAGACGGATGGGGATACACTAAGGTACCGCCTGGAAGGGCGGGTTTTTACAGTAGAAAATGAGCCCATGCCCGGTGCCACAGTAAGCATGGAAGGTTCCTCCCAAGGCACCGTTACCGGTGAGGACGGAGGCTTTCAGCTGGCCTTAAAGCCGGGGCAGTATACCATCACCGTACATTTTCTGGGCTTCCAAAAGGTAAGCAGGAAAATTACCGTTCCTTCGGATTCCCCTATTACCATCACCATGCGGGAGGATGGCTTGGACCTGGAGCAGGTAGAGGTACTATCCACGGGGTACCAGAAGGTTCCACGGGAGCGGGCCACCGGATCTTTCAGCTATCTGGATGAAAAGCTGCTCTTGCGCAATCCGGGGATGACGCTATTGGACAGGATGGAGGACATCACCTCAGGGCTCATCTATAACCGGACCGGTCCCCCGGAAGACCGGATCAGCATCAGGGGTAGAAGTACCTTGTTCGCCAATGCTACGCCTTTGATCATTATCGATAATTTCCCATATGATGGGCCCTTAGAGAATATCAACCCAAATGACGTGGCCAGTATCACTGTCCTTAAAGATGCCGCAGCCGCTTCCATCTGGGGTGCCCGGGCAGGAAACGGGGTCATCGTCATCACCACCAAAAGAGGCAGCTTTGACCAAGGTATGCAGGTAGGCTTTACGGCCAATATGGAAATTGGCGAAAAAAGAGACCTTCATTATATCCCCCAAATGGACATGGGAGATTTTATAGAAACCGAACGTATGCTCTTCGATCAGGGCTATTACCAGAGTGCCGAGACTTCCAGAAACAAGACGATGTTGTCCCCGGTGGTGGAGACACTGATCGCCATGAGGGATGGGATGATGAGCAATCAGGAGGGGGAAGACAGGATCGCGGCTTTTAAACAAAATGATATCAGGAATGACCTCGAAAGGTTCTATTACAAGAACACCTTTCGGCAGCAGTATGCACTCAATGTCTCGGGGGGAAGCAGTCGCCATAGGTATGTGGTTAGTGGAGGTTATGATCAGGCCTTTGGTCAGGTAATCGGGGACATGCAGAATAGATATACCTTTAACCTCACGCACCAGTGGAAGGCCATGGATGATAATCTTAAGCTTAACGCGAGCCTGTATTATGTGGGGACCTCAGAGAGCTCGGACACATCTCTTCCTGATCCCTATCCCTATGAATCCTTGGTGGATAGTAATGACCGCCCACAGCGGATATATGCAGGTTTCAGTGATCGCTTTATCCGGAGTATCGAAGGCAGTGGATTATTGGATTGGACCTATACACCTCTTGAAGAAATCGGTCTGGACAGGAAGCAGTCCAGTGACCGTGATCTAAGGGCAAACCTCTCCATGGAATACGACCTCTCACCAAGCCTGTCACTTAGTACAAGTTACCAGTACTGGCAGGCCAATGGGGAAAGTAGTGACTTCAGTCCCCAAAAACTGTTTTCCACCCGTAACCTGATCAACCAGTTTACACAGGTAGAAGAAGATGTATTATTGTACCGAGCCATCCCCGATGGGGGGATTCTTGACCGCTCCTTTGTGACATCCAATAGTCATAATGTCCGGTTCCAGGCGGATTACCACCATAAGTGGGCCGGCCGGAACGAGCTGTCGGCGATAGCAGGTTATGAGCTCAAGGATTACAGGACAGCAGGGACTTCCACGCGCTTTTATGGGTATGATGATGTGCTCGGTATCAGCGTACCTGTGGATTATATAACACGGTTTACCAGATTCCATAACAACCGCTCTGCTTCCATTCCCAATAGCGACGGACATTTTGAAAGAAATGACCATTACCTCAGCGCGTTTTTCAACAGTGCCTATACTTATAAAGGGAAATATATTCTATCAGCAAGTGTAAGGCGTGATGCTTCCAACCTTTTTGGGGTCGATACCAATCAAAAGTGGGTCCCATTATGGTCCCTTGGAGGAAGCTGGCTGATCAGCGAGGAGGAATTTTTCCATAGTGGATTCCTGCCTTTCCTCAGGTTAAGAAGTACCTTCGGCTATAATGGTAATATGGACCGCTCGGTCTCCGCACGAACAACCGCTTTTTATACAGTAGGTGGAGTAAGGGCAATTATCCCAGGAAACCCTTATGGGGTGATCGTCAATCCGCCCAACCCCGAACTGCGCTGGGAAAAGATAGCGGTCTGGAATTTGGGACTGGATTTCGAGACAAAAAACAATATACTCTCGGGAAGCTTGGAGTTTTATAAAAAATCCGGAAAGGATCTGATTGGGGACACGGCCATTCCCTCATCCACAGGCTGGATAGATTTCAGGGGCAATTATGCCGGCACCACCACTTCCGGGGTAGATTTTATTTTGAATTCAAAAAATCTTGGCAAGAAGTTGCAGTGGGATACCCAATTGCTGTTCAGTGCCCTGAAAGAGAAGGTAACGGATTATACGGCAAGGGCTTCTGTCCGATCCTACATGCTGAATGGGGCAGGAAGTGTTTATCCCTTGGAAGGCCGCCCCTTGTTTGCGCTTTATAGTTATCCCTGGGCAGGCCTGGACCCAGATACGGGAGAGCCCATGGGCTATCTGGACGGTGAGGAAAGTAAGGATTATAATGCCATAATCGACAATACCACCGCAGAGAACATTCATTATAATGGTCCCGCTCGCCCTACGGTATTTGGGGGGCTGAGGAACACCTTTTCTTATGGAGGCTTTTCATTATCGGTTAACATAAGCTACAGATTGGGCTATTATTATAGGCGCTCATCAGTAAGCTACTATAATTTACTTTCGGGACAGATCACGCATGGGGATTATGACCGGAGGTGGCTGAGGCCTGGAGATGAATCCATGACCCAGATCCCTTCCATGCCCGATTCCAGGGATGCGAACAGAAGGACCTTCTACCAGTTTTCTGATATTCTGGTCGAGAAAGGAGATCATATCAGACTAAAGGATGTCAGGCTAGGATATCGATTTGTCCAGGATAAACAAAACTTCCTGCCCTTCAACAATGCCGAGCTGTTCATATATGCTAATAACCTTGGCATCATCTGGAAAGCTGCCAAAGAAGATCCCATGGATCCCGATTTCAGAACAGCAAAACCATTAAGGAGCATGGCTTTGGGTATAAAAATAGATTTCTAA
- a CDS encoding RagB/SusD family nutrient uptake outer membrane protein, which yields MKHTIKLIFTIMIISIIHLLSSCESFLDEKPSKDLVEPKTLKDLWALLDNSLVMNSSPALGLLSSDDLFTDQNGWNAYRSPVERNAYIWMDDLYSGETHSLDWYYSYQQIFYSNVVLEILQEIGEGETESKAIEGSALFFRAHAYFNLIQLFAGPYSKETASTDLGVPLRLSSNLNNRPKRSMVDKVYMKILEDLKIAIDNLPEEVPFKTRPSKTAGLGLLSRVYLAMGDYKSAKDYAEKALALNSNLIDFSDLDGQRYYPFDLFNEEVVFQADFLEYSFLTSSSTWVDSTLYNLYLDGDLRKDVFFDISSDGNVTFRGSYTGNYRVFSGVSVPEIYLTLSECLIREGDYGKGLEVLNSYLLTRWEAGKFVPFTAMDRDQALGIVLKERRKEMVFRGLRWMDLRRLNKDPDRKKDIVRELDGTDYVLEAESNKYVLPIPPDEVDLAGLLQNLR from the coding sequence ATGAAACATACAATCAAACTCATATTCACTATCATGATCATCAGCATCATTCATCTCTTGTCTTCCTGCGAATCCTTTTTGGATGAGAAGCCAAGCAAGGACCTGGTAGAACCTAAAACCTTAAAAGACCTTTGGGCACTGTTGGACAATAGTCTTGTTATGAATTCTTCTCCAGCCTTGGGGCTTTTGAGTTCTGATGATTTATTTACAGACCAAAATGGCTGGAATGCATATCGCAGTCCGGTAGAAAGAAACGCATACATTTGGATGGATGATCTGTATAGCGGAGAAACCCACTCTCTGGATTGGTACTATTCCTATCAGCAGATCTTTTATAGCAATGTGGTTTTGGAAATACTCCAGGAGATCGGCGAGGGAGAAACGGAATCAAAGGCCATTGAGGGTAGTGCCCTGTTTTTTCGGGCCCATGCCTATTTCAACTTAATCCAGCTTTTTGCAGGCCCATATTCCAAGGAGACCGCATCTACCGATCTTGGGGTCCCATTAAGGTTATCTTCCAATCTGAACAATCGGCCCAAAAGGAGTATGGTAGATAAAGTTTATATGAAAATTTTGGAAGATCTGAAAATAGCCATAGACAACCTTCCGGAAGAAGTTCCTTTTAAGACAAGGCCTTCCAAGACAGCAGGTCTAGGCTTGTTGTCACGAGTTTATTTGGCTATGGGAGATTATAAGTCAGCAAAAGATTATGCAGAAAAGGCTTTGGCTCTGAATAGTAATTTGATCGATTTCAGTGATTTGGATGGTCAGAGGTACTATCCTTTTGATTTATTCAATGAAGAAGTGGTTTTTCAGGCGGATTTTCTTGAATACTCTTTTTTAACCTCCTCTTCCACCTGGGTTGATAGTACCTTGTATAATCTTTATCTGGATGGCGACTTAAGGAAAGATGTTTTTTTCGATATAAGCTCAGACGGGAACGTTACTTTCAGGGGGAGTTATACAGGGAATTACCGTGTATTTTCCGGAGTATCGGTACCGGAAATTTACCTTACTTTATCCGAATGTCTGATAAGAGAAGGGGATTATGGGAAAGGTCTGGAGGTGCTGAATTCCTATTTGTTGACCAGATGGGAGGCTGGGAAATTTGTCCCATTCACTGCAATGGATCGGGATCAGGCATTGGGAATTGTTCTGAAAGAACGGAGAAAGGAGATGGTCTTCCGTGGTCTTCGCTGGATGGATTTAAGACGTTTGAACAAGGATCCCGATCGGAAAAAAGATATCGTAAGGGAATTGGACGGGACTGATTATGTCTTGGAAGCAGAAAGCAATAAGTATGTATTGCCGATCCCGCCCGATGAAGTGGATTTGGCAGGACTGTTGCAGAATCTACGATGA
- a CDS encoding DUF6520 family protein has translation MNKFVKKLPILAFLLGAVGAFAFNTSSPVSEEIWGEDENGWHNVTELEYGKDYQCNASTEQCLYDDVDGNPIPNETGTFELLNP, from the coding sequence ATGAATAAATTCGTGAAAAAACTCCCAATATTAGCATTTCTTTTGGGTGCTGTAGGGGCTTTTGCTTTCAATACATCTTCTCCGGTAAGTGAAGAAATTTGGGGAGAGGATGAAAACGGCTGGCATAATGTGACGGAGCTCGAGTACGGTAAAGATTATCAATGCAATGCTTCCACTGAACAGTGTCTTTATGATGATGTGGATGGAAACCCCATCCCCAACGAAACAGGTACTTTTGAATTGTTGAATCCATAA
- a CDS encoding MauE/DoxX family redox-associated membrane protein produces MQLYFSKSNFYMVTVILFILLWAYTGMEKLVGYNGFLQAMQNQTIPLAWARKLAYIILIVELVLTLMLMVRNTRKLGLLLSTLLITVFTTYIGLVWIGAFPRVPCSCAGFIESMSWEGHFLFNVGFIVLGVFGVMASKT; encoded by the coding sequence ATGCAATTATATTTTTCTAAATCCAATTTTTATATGGTCACTGTAATTCTATTTATCCTTCTTTGGGCATATACGGGTATGGAAAAGCTAGTGGGATATAATGGCTTTCTACAGGCCATGCAAAATCAGACCATTCCCCTAGCTTGGGCAAGGAAACTGGCCTATATTATTCTAATCGTGGAACTCGTATTGACGCTGATGCTGATGGTACGAAATACTAGAAAGCTAGGACTATTGCTTTCAACCCTTCTTATAACGGTCTTCACTACTTATATCGGTTTGGTCTGGATAGGAGCCTTTCCTCGTGTGCCATGTTCCTGTGCAGGATTTATCGAATCTATGAGCTGGGAGGGGCATTTTTTGTTTAATGTAGGATTTATTGTCTTGGGGGTGTTTGGAGTGATGGCGAGTAAGACTTGA
- a CDS encoding DUF5675 family protein codes for MILHLDREYWPGGTIGTLTIEGFKVGRSIEWPWHRNNPQTSCIPEGLYLLEKEFESSKGWHIRLKNVPGREHVSILPATDIKKLSPGNIAPVKRAIGEYKGIQSKHLFEKIKELLYQAMNQEEVFLEIRSSPDKALNLSQYQRKIAWIN; via the coding sequence ATGATTCTTCATTTGGATCGTGAATATTGGCCTGGGGGTACCATTGGTACCCTCACCATTGAAGGATTTAAGGTAGGCCGTAGTATTGAATGGCCATGGCACAGGAACAACCCACAGACTTCCTGTATTCCTGAAGGACTATACCTTTTGGAGAAAGAATTTGAATCCTCTAAAGGCTGGCATATTCGTCTGAAAAATGTTCCAGGTAGGGAGCACGTTTCAATCCTCCCAGCCACGGATATCAAAAAACTTTCTCCAGGAAATATAGCTCCAGTAAAGCGGGCCATAGGAGAATACAAAGGGATACAGTCCAAGCATCTTTTTGAAAAAATCAAAGAGCTCCTCTATCAGGCCATGAATCAAGAAGAAGTCTTTTTGGAGATCAGAAGTTCTCCGGACAAGGCTTTGAATTTGTCACAGTATCAAAGAAAAATAGCATGGATCAATTAG
- a CDS encoding histidine kinase has translation MIAESWRMIHFGLYGFGYWYFVSTIEAQIRLLKVEIQMLKNQLSPHFLLNTLTAIYGALSSKPNSFQPTIILQLATLLRYGLKYREGNVSLSKEIKHISRYLELQKFRYNDSQFVDLINDIPKYQAKVFQIPAMILVTLVDNMFQHGVINHLDAPGLIHFYTIQKKSSEGSYDYRLEFKNTIKSNRISKETLGIGTEYSKEILKYYYKDKVSFHKNTDADTSTFIFRINIRHDATNKENWNN, from the coding sequence ATGATTGCCGAATCATGGAGAATGATCCATTTTGGTCTGTATGGTTTTGGCTATTGGTATTTTGTTTCAACCATAGAAGCACAAATAAGACTGTTGAAAGTCGAAATACAAATGCTGAAAAACCAACTGTCGCCTCATTTTTTATTAAATACACTTACTGCTATTTATGGAGCTTTATCTTCAAAGCCCAATTCCTTTCAACCAACAATTATACTCCAATTGGCAACACTTTTAAGATATGGACTAAAGTATAGAGAAGGAAATGTATCTCTATCAAAAGAGATTAAACACATTTCACGGTATCTTGAACTACAAAAATTCAGATATAATGATTCACAGTTTGTTGATCTTATAAATGATATCCCAAAATACCAAGCTAAGGTTTTTCAGATTCCGGCTATGATCCTGGTTACATTGGTGGATAATATGTTCCAGCATGGTGTAATCAATCATCTTGATGCCCCTGGCCTTATTCATTTTTACACCATTCAAAAGAAATCATCGGAAGGAAGCTATGATTATCGTTTGGAGTTCAAAAATACCATCAAATCAAATAGAATATCAAAAGAAACATTGGGTATTGGTACGGAATATTCAAAAGAGATTCTAAAATATTATTATAAAGATAAGGTAAGTTTTCATAAAAATACAGATGCTGATACAAGCACCTTCATTTTTAGGATAAACATTAGACATGATGCAACAAATAAAGAAAATTGGAATAATTGA
- a CDS encoding LytR/AlgR family response regulator transcription factor — MMQQIKKIGIIDDDPSSLDILENYTDGLPHFELSFRIQDPHLVNGFLKKEKPDILVMDVCMPSYSGLALLEDTREFQIPTILISAFKEYAFDSIELEAVDFLYKPFSLSRYRKALNKSLRSLKKAAESTKPKDLVVQVQRGKYIKVKIKSILYLKGSHSYTEIITKKSKHLSSLPLSFYEEHLRNHGFVRIHRSHIVNGHKVLGKQPDAILLDKGVKLPIGLLYRQNVQALFFDNIP, encoded by the coding sequence ATGATGCAACAAATAAAGAAAATTGGAATAATTGATGATGATCCTTCATCATTGGATATTTTGGAGAATTATACCGATGGACTTCCTCATTTCGAATTGTCCTTTAGGATTCAGGATCCTCATTTGGTTAATGGGTTCCTTAAAAAAGAAAAGCCTGATATTTTGGTAATGGATGTTTGCATGCCCTCTTATAGTGGTCTGGCCTTGCTAGAAGATACACGTGAATTTCAAATTCCCACGATTTTAATAAGTGCGTTTAAGGAATATGCATTCGATAGTATAGAGTTAGAAGCAGTCGACTTTCTCTATAAGCCATTTTCTTTAAGCCGATATAGAAAGGCGCTTAATAAGAGTTTGAGGAGTTTAAAGAAGGCGGCAGAATCTACTAAACCTAAGGATCTGGTCGTTCAGGTCCAAAGGGGAAAGTACATCAAGGTAAAGATAAAATCAATTCTTTACCTCAAGGGTAGTCATAGTTATACGGAGATTATAACGAAAAAGTCCAAGCACCTTTCTTCCCTGCCTTTATCATTTTATGAAGAGCATTTAAGGAATCATGGTTTTGTAAGGATTCATCGGTCGCATATTGTAAATGGTCATAAGGTATTGGGAAAGCAACCCGATGCCATTTTATTGGATAAAGGAGTTAAACTGCCAATAGGTTTACTATATAGGCAAAATGTGCAAGCTTTATTTTTTGATAATATTCCCTAA